Proteins encoded by one window of Halobaculum halobium:
- the nthA gene encoding nitrile hydratase subunit alpha, with the protein MTDDHRSSDGPPSHPDPELRDEIDPQSRARALQSLLTEKGVLSTDAVDEVIATYEGDVGPMNGARVVARAWTDPEYREWLLEDGIEAVTELDVSVNDEVMELRVVENTDETHNVVVCTLCSCYPWAVLGLPPTWYKSPAYRSRVVDEPRALLRDEFDTELDDSVDVEVWDSNSEVRYMVLPQRPEGTEELSEAELAELVSRNAMIGVERLGDGGSIASDGGARAADAAGAPDAKTDAPTADIDTAAKPVPRADADGPTFAEPWMARSFALAVALTDEDDPGRTWDDFQSELVTALDANPGAEAGSDADYYGAWLAALERFLTDRDLVDDAAFVARTTAFADGDRSAHEFVEGDPHAHADRLPEGHADGAHHHHGDGDGHSHGHGDGANHR; encoded by the coding sequence ATGACCGACGACCACAGGAGTTCCGACGGTCCGCCGTCGCACCCCGATCCCGAGCTCCGCGACGAAATCGATCCGCAGTCCAGGGCCCGCGCGCTCCAGTCGCTGTTGACCGAGAAGGGCGTCTTGAGCACGGACGCCGTCGACGAGGTGATCGCGACCTACGAGGGCGACGTGGGGCCGATGAACGGCGCCCGGGTCGTCGCGCGGGCGTGGACCGACCCCGAGTACCGCGAGTGGCTGCTCGAGGACGGCATCGAGGCCGTCACCGAACTGGACGTCTCGGTGAACGACGAGGTGATGGAGCTTCGGGTGGTCGAGAACACCGACGAGACGCACAACGTCGTCGTCTGCACGCTCTGCTCGTGTTACCCGTGGGCGGTGTTGGGACTGCCGCCGACGTGGTACAAGTCGCCCGCGTACCGCTCGCGCGTCGTCGACGAGCCGCGCGCGCTGCTGCGCGATGAGTTCGACACAGAACTGGACGACAGCGTCGACGTGGAGGTGTGGGACTCCAACTCCGAGGTGCGCTACATGGTGCTCCCGCAGCGACCAGAGGGGACCGAGGAACTCAGCGAGGCCGAGCTCGCGGAGCTGGTCTCGCGCAACGCGATGATCGGCGTCGAACGCCTCGGCGACGGGGGCTCTATCGCTTCCGACGGCGGCGCGCGGGCGGCAGACGCAGCCGGGGCCCCGGACGCGAAAACGGACGCTCCGACCGCCGACATCGACACCGCTGCCAAGCCGGTCCCCCGCGCCGACGCCGACGGGCCGACGTTCGCCGAGCCGTGGATGGCGCGCTCGTTCGCGCTCGCAGTCGCGCTCACCGACGAGGACGACCCCGGCCGCACCTGGGACGACTTCCAGTCGGAATTGGTCACCGCGCTCGACGCGAACCCCGGCGCCGAGGCCGGGAGCGATGCGGACTACTACGGTGCGTGGCTGGCCGCCTTAGAGCGGTTCCTGACCGACCGCGACCTCGTCGACGACGCGGCGTTCGTCGCCCGTACGACCGCCTTCGCGGACGGCGATCGCAGCGCCCACGAGTTCGTCGAGGGCGATCCGCACGCCCACGCCGACCGACTGCCCGAGGGCCACGCTGACGGGGCACACCACCACCACGGCGACGGAGACGGGCACAGCCACGGTCACGGCGACGGAGCCAACCACCGCTAA
- a CDS encoding DEAD/DEAH box helicase, whose translation MRVADLPLAAEYVDHFEGEGIESLYPPQVAAVEAGVCAGDNVVAAVPTASGKTFVAELAFLTADGPGLYVCPLRALAREKYEEFDRLPGVEAGISTGDYDSAASDLAGNDVIVATSEKVDSAIRNGAEWVDDLACVVVDEVHLLGSPGRGPTLEVTLATLRRRAPDVQIVALSATVDNPEDIAAWLDAELVESTWRPVDLRVGVHAEGTVRFDDGTDLSVPVDAADPARDADTEVTAELVAGAVDDGGQALAFVASRREAESLADRLAEEGFDRDGDDGDERTDVAAGDGATVAEGLRDAGATGTGQRLTEVAARGVAFHHAGLSSDHRALVERAFRERKLAVICATPTLAAGVNVPARRVVVRDQRRYTGEGTEWLPVLEVHQMCGRAGRPHLDPYGEAVLVADDADGRAELWERYVTADPERVESKLRDPAALRTHTLALVATGIAGSQAGVLDALAGTFYASRTSNPNLGGVVGDAVASLIDDGLLAATEGPDGGIEATPVGEQVSRQYVTPDTGVRIVDGLRTVAGMASDDVTELTAFEIVCDTPDMDDTYLGNAERAEIYQFARSRSAELTTGMVDADDFEGWLESVKTARILTEWVDGASVEELVDAYRIGPGDLESRIERAEWLLGAADALADVVGVELPAIGSARSKL comes from the coding sequence ATGCGCGTCGCCGACCTCCCGCTGGCTGCCGAGTACGTCGACCACTTCGAGGGGGAGGGGATCGAGTCGCTGTACCCGCCACAGGTCGCGGCCGTGGAGGCGGGCGTCTGCGCCGGCGACAACGTCGTCGCGGCGGTCCCCACGGCGTCTGGCAAGACGTTCGTCGCCGAACTCGCGTTCCTGACAGCCGACGGTCCGGGGCTGTACGTCTGCCCCCTCCGCGCGCTCGCCCGCGAGAAGTACGAGGAGTTCGATCGGCTCCCCGGCGTCGAAGCGGGCATCTCGACGGGCGATTACGACTCGGCCGCGAGCGACCTCGCCGGCAACGACGTGATCGTCGCTACCAGCGAGAAGGTCGACTCCGCCATCCGTAACGGCGCCGAGTGGGTCGACGACCTCGCGTGCGTCGTCGTCGACGAGGTCCACCTGCTCGGCTCGCCGGGCCGGGGGCCGACGCTGGAGGTGACGCTCGCGACGCTGCGGCGTCGGGCACCCGACGTGCAGATCGTCGCGCTGTCGGCGACTGTCGACAACCCCGAGGACATCGCGGCGTGGCTCGACGCCGAGTTGGTGGAGTCGACGTGGCGGCCGGTCGACCTCCGGGTCGGCGTCCACGCCGAGGGGACCGTCAGGTTCGACGACGGCACCGACCTGTCGGTGCCCGTCGACGCCGCCGACCCCGCGCGCGACGCCGACACCGAAGTGACGGCGGAGTTGGTCGCGGGCGCCGTCGACGACGGCGGGCAGGCGTTGGCGTTCGTCGCCTCGCGCCGGGAGGCCGAGTCGCTCGCCGACAGACTGGCCGAGGAGGGGTTCGACCGCGACGGCGATGACGGCGACGAACGCACCGATGTCGCCGCCGGCGACGGGGCCACGGTCGCCGAAGGACTGCGCGACGCCGGCGCCACCGGGACGGGCCAGCGCCTCACCGAGGTCGCCGCGCGCGGCGTCGCGTTCCACCACGCCGGGCTCTCCTCGGACCATCGCGCGCTCGTTGAGCGGGCGTTCCGCGAGCGGAAGTTGGCTGTCATCTGCGCGACGCCGACGCTCGCCGCCGGCGTGAACGTCCCCGCGCGGCGGGTAGTCGTGCGCGATCAGCGGCGCTACACGGGCGAAGGGACCGAGTGGCTCCCCGTGCTGGAGGTCCACCAGATGTGCGGCCGTGCTGGCCGACCGCACCTCGACCCGTACGGCGAAGCGGTGCTCGTCGCCGACGACGCCGACGGGAGAGCGGAGCTGTGGGAGCGGTATGTCACGGCCGACCCCGAGCGCGTGGAGTCGAAACTTCGGGACCCCGCAGCGCTGCGAACGCACACGCTCGCGCTCGTCGCCACGGGCATCGCCGGCTCGCAGGCGGGGGTGCTCGACGCGCTCGCGGGGACGTTCTACGCGTCGCGCACGTCGAACCCGAACCTGGGGGGCGTCGTCGGCGACGCCGTCGCGAGCCTCATCGACGACGGGTTGCTGGCGGCGACCGAGGGTCCCGACGGCGGCATCGAGGCGACGCCGGTCGGCGAACAAGTGTCCAGACAGTACGTCACACCGGACACTGGCGTCCGGATCGTCGACGGACTCCGGACGGTCGCAGGGATGGCCTCCGACGACGTGACCGAGCTGACGGCCTTCGAGATCGTCTGCGACACGCCAGACATGGACGATACCTACCTCGGCAACGCCGAGCGCGCCGAGATCTATCAGTTCGCGCGCTCGCGGTCGGCGGAGCTGACGACCGGGATGGTGGACGCGGACGATTTCGAGGGATGGCTCGAATCCGTGAAGACCGCCCGGATCCTGACGGAGTGGGTCGACGGCGCAAGCGTCGAAGAACTGGTCGACGCATACCGCATCGGCCCCGGCGATCTTGAGTCGCGGATCGAGCGGGCCGAGTGGCTGCTGGGCGCGGCCGACGCGCTCGCTGACGTGGTCGGCGTTGAGCTACCGGCGATCGGGTCCGCGCGGTCGAAACTGTGA
- a CDS encoding NADH:flavin oxidoreductase, giving the protein MRPERQPSSVPELTDPLDVGGVTLPNRLYRAPLLEHAGNGPEAVETLTAELEPAAAAGAGLVCQGATIVRGEGGCAAPGMTRVHDPDFVADLDRLTDAIHAHGGRIAIQLEHGGLRSMEAWHRGFRDRNPGLEQLAVSPPPRPLRLFDRLGFLDYDAHVLTTEECYDLAADFGRAAAAAADAGYDLIHLAGANMGILHQFASPFYNHRDDEFGDPARFFEVVLAAIRDRADDVPVLTKVPAETEAPPGIGPTLSTADCVRLCQRLDAAGYDALVPVNGSVFWDMSVIRGAFPSRSWRDERFREGYLDAFGSRPRAALVAAANWAESLVYSRESAWNEDLCRRVCERVDVPVLCEGGIRDRGTIERLLGGGSPSADAVGMARPFYAEPELPARLLRPDAAADGTAVVCEDCNNCVVPQAAGEPGVCRTPAVLERAGEHRKAGAYERE; this is encoded by the coding sequence ATGCGTCCGGAGCGCCAGCCTTCGTCCGTGCCGGAACTCACGGATCCCCTCGACGTCGGGGGCGTCACGCTCCCGAACCGGCTCTACCGCGCGCCGCTGCTCGAACACGCGGGCAACGGCCCCGAGGCGGTGGAGACGCTGACCGCGGAGCTGGAGCCGGCGGCCGCGGCCGGTGCCGGGCTCGTCTGTCAGGGCGCCACCATCGTCCGAGGCGAGGGCGGCTGCGCCGCGCCGGGGATGACCCGCGTGCACGACCCCGACTTCGTCGCCGACCTCGACCGCCTCACTGACGCGATCCACGCCCACGGCGGCCGGATCGCGATCCAGCTCGAACACGGCGGATTGCGCTCGATGGAGGCGTGGCACCGCGGCTTCCGCGACCGCAATCCGGGACTCGAACAGCTCGCGGTGTCGCCTCCCCCGCGACCGCTTCGGCTCTTCGACCGCCTCGGCTTTCTCGACTACGACGCACACGTCCTCACGACCGAGGAGTGCTACGACCTCGCTGCGGACTTCGGTCGCGCGGCTGCGGCCGCGGCCGACGCCGGCTACGACCTGATCCACCTCGCGGGCGCGAACATGGGGATCCTCCATCAGTTCGCCTCTCCCTTCTACAACCACCGCGACGACGAGTTCGGCGACCCGGCGCGCTTCTTCGAGGTCGTGCTCGCGGCGATCCGCGACCGCGCCGACGACGTTCCCGTCCTGACGAAGGTGCCCGCCGAGACCGAGGCGCCGCCCGGGATCGGGCCGACGCTGTCAACCGCCGACTGCGTCCGGCTGTGCCAGCGCCTCGACGCCGCGGGCTACGACGCGCTCGTCCCCGTGAACGGCTCCGTCTTCTGGGACATGAGCGTGATCCGCGGGGCATTCCCCAGCCGCTCCTGGCGCGACGAGCGCTTCCGCGAGGGCTACCTCGACGCGTTCGGCTCGCGCCCGCGGGCGGCGTTGGTCGCCGCCGCGAACTGGGCCGAGTCGCTGGTCTACTCCCGGGAGTCAGCGTGGAACGAGGACCTGTGCCGGCGGGTGTGCGAGCGCGTGGACGTGCCGGTGCTCTGTGAGGGCGGCATCAGGGATCGGGGGACGATCGAGCGCCTGCTCGGCGGCGGGTCGCCGTCCGCAGACGCCGTGGGGATGGCCCGACCGTTCTACGCCGAGCCGGAACTCCCGGCGCGGCTGCTCCGCCCGGACGCGGCCGCAGACGGAACCGCGGTCGTTTGCGAGGACTGCAACAACTGCGTCGTCCCGCAGGCGGCCGGCGAGCCGGGCGTTTGCCGGACGCCGGCGGTACTGGAGCGCGCCGGCGAACACCGAAAGGCGGGGGCCTACGAGCGGGAGTGA
- a CDS encoding beta-class carbonic anhydrase, with amino-acid sequence MSDTDDHDHEHGHVHERVDESVDARDDWARRRRKGIPTDENLLVVACMDERIPVEEALGLELGDAQIYRNAGGKVTDDVIRSAALTTNFFDTDEIVVVNHTDCGMMSASDADVAAGLEAQAEAAGVDFDDVDLDPALPELDIGDASVEEWVRMTDNIDEACAAQVQYLEDHELLPDDVTVSGYVYEVESGELRRPGERVAEEISERRV; translated from the coding sequence ATGTCTGACACCGACGACCACGACCACGAGCACGGCCACGTCCACGAGCGAGTCGACGAGTCGGTCGACGCCCGCGACGACTGGGCGCGACGGCGACGGAAGGGGATCCCCACCGACGAGAACCTCCTCGTCGTCGCCTGCATGGACGAACGCATCCCCGTGGAGGAGGCGCTGGGGCTCGAACTGGGTGACGCCCAGATCTACCGCAACGCCGGCGGGAAGGTCACTGACGACGTGATCCGCTCGGCCGCGCTGACGACGAACTTCTTCGACACCGACGAGATCGTCGTCGTGAACCACACCGACTGCGGGATGATGTCAGCGAGCGACGCGGACGTCGCCGCCGGGCTCGAGGCGCAGGCGGAGGCCGCCGGCGTCGACTTCGACGACGTAGACCTGGACCCGGCACTCCCCGAACTCGACATCGGCGACGCGAGCGTCGAGGAGTGGGTCCGCATGACCGATAACATCGACGAGGCGTGCGCCGCCCAGGTCCAGTACTTGGAGGACCACGAACTCCTCCCCGACGACGTGACCGTCTCGGGCTACGTGTACGAGGTCGAGTCCGGCGAACTCCGGCGCCCGGGCGAACGCGTCGCCGAGGAGATCAGCGAGCGGCGCGTCTGA
- a CDS encoding macro domain-containing protein: MEFEVIRGDIAGQSADALVNAAGTSLKMGSGVAGALRRAAGVGLNEEAMSMGPVELGAVAVTDAYDLDAEYVIHAAAMPHYGDGRATEESIRDATRNALAAADERGCESLVIPALGCGVAGFGLRDGAEIIVEEIRAFDPQSLRDVRFIAYSQEEYETVADAAAPS; the protein is encoded by the coding sequence ATGGAGTTCGAGGTGATCCGGGGCGACATCGCCGGCCAGTCGGCCGACGCGTTGGTGAACGCCGCCGGCACGAGCCTGAAGATGGGGAGCGGCGTCGCCGGCGCGCTCCGCCGGGCGGCGGGGGTCGGCCTGAACGAGGAGGCGATGTCGATGGGACCGGTCGAACTCGGCGCGGTCGCCGTCACCGACGCGTACGACCTCGACGCGGAGTACGTGATCCACGCGGCCGCGATGCCCCACTACGGCGACGGGCGGGCCACCGAAGAAAGCATCCGCGACGCGACCCGGAACGCCCTCGCGGCCGCCGACGAGCGGGGCTGTGAGTCGCTCGTGATCCCCGCGCTCGGGTGCGGCGTCGCGGGATTTGGCCTCCGTGACGGAGCCGAGATCATCGTCGAGGAGATCCGCGCGTTCGATCCCCAGTCGCTGCGAGACGTCCGGTTTATCGCCTACTCTCAGGAGGAGTACGAGACGGTAGCGGATGCGGCAGCGCCGTCGTGA